One window from the genome of Fulvivirga lutea encodes:
- a CDS encoding PKD domain-containing protein, whose protein sequence is MKTYIKNNHWLMALFLSLAIFGGCSDDDDNELGPAPTADFTIAESSILKQGEEVTFTASAVNAFSYKWSFGDGNVAVGKSVTHVYSEPGTFTVTLEASGNGQRDLASQEVIIEGLIPETAFSVENSDDLRVSTTVQFVNETVNGISYVWDFGDANNSTSTEENPTFVYTTAGDFDVKLTATGTGGESSSTVTITINPNDFELYFINNTDLKVQKINLNDPETIVDVFDLPGFSFGLAYDPEFDELYFSDDDAFKIFRNSVNGGNEVEITDGLNGPRDIALDVANNRLFVTERSSDQITEVDLSTGTKSVVYSVADDGLFLLPVGLDLYNGNLYATAVDFDAETVWTGNVDGSGISKIIDYSSGGFGYGIEVDKVNEKIYFDDNDGSNILRADLDGSNIETVGAPSDRVYGIAINNETGKFYFASRDGVIKEANLDGSEEKVLIDTTVDIRGLIIRKSN, encoded by the coding sequence ATGAAAACATATATAAAAAATAATCATTGGTTAATGGCTTTATTTCTGTCATTAGCCATTTTTGGAGGCTGCTCCGATGATGACGATAATGAGCTTGGGCCCGCTCCTACAGCTGATTTCACCATTGCTGAGTCCAGTATTTTAAAACAAGGTGAGGAAGTTACTTTTACAGCATCCGCAGTTAATGCGTTCTCTTACAAGTGGTCTTTTGGAGATGGAAATGTAGCTGTTGGAAAGTCTGTGACACATGTATACAGTGAGCCAGGTACATTTACTGTTACACTAGAAGCTTCTGGCAATGGCCAAAGAGATTTGGCATCACAAGAAGTAATAATTGAAGGTTTAATTCCTGAAACGGCATTTTCAGTAGAAAATTCAGATGATTTACGTGTTTCCACAACCGTTCAGTTTGTAAATGAAACTGTTAATGGAATTAGCTATGTGTGGGATTTTGGCGATGCGAATAACTCTACTAGTACCGAAGAAAATCCAACCTTTGTTTATACCACAGCAGGAGATTTTGATGTTAAGCTAACAGCCACAGGAACGGGCGGAGAAAGTTCATCAACGGTTACAATAACTATTAATCCAAATGACTTTGAACTATACTTCATTAACAATACCGACTTAAAAGTTCAAAAAATCAATTTGAATGATCCTGAAACAATAGTGGATGTCTTTGATTTACCAGGGTTTAGTTTTGGCTTAGCCTATGATCCTGAATTTGATGAGCTATATTTTTCCGATGATGATGCGTTCAAAATTTTCAGAAATTCAGTTAATGGTGGTAATGAAGTTGAAATCACTGATGGACTAAATGGACCTCGGGATATTGCATTGGATGTTGCCAATAATCGATTATTTGTAACAGAAAGATCATCCGATCAAATCACTGAAGTTGATTTATCTACTGGTACTAAATCGGTAGTATATAGTGTAGCTGATGATGGTTTATTCTTACTGCCAGTGGGGCTAGATCTATACAATGGCAACCTTTATGCAACTGCAGTTGATTTCGATGCTGAAACTGTTTGGACAGGAAATGTTGATGGTTCAGGTATTTCCAAAATCATTGACTACAGTTCCGGTGGCTTTGGCTATGGAATTGAAGTAGATAAAGTAAACGAGAAAATTTACTTTGATGACAATGACGGAAGTAATATTCTAAGAGCTGATTTAGATGGGTCAAATATTGAAACTGTTGGCGCCCCATCTGACCGCGTATATGGAATTGCTATTAATAACGAGACGGGTAAATTCTACTTTGCAAGCCGCGATGGAGTAATTAAAGAGGCTAACCTAGATGGTTCTGAAGAAAAAGTACTTATCGATACAACTGTTGATATTCGTGGCCTGATTATTAGAAAATCTAACTAA
- a CDS encoding PKD domain-containing protein — MKYLLNRLFIAASIFVVAACSNDDDFPVPQASTVDVEYSFSIDNEAFAPATVTFTNETRVAEGKTATFNWSFGDGTSSSEENPTHFYESPGSYTVTLTAVTEDDLDFVEKTVVIKDPDALLTRLFVIDAADLLIGEVNGGSFGIDGFGTGIEYDSDNELIYYTDAEVLGEGKLWRVNLDGSDAEIVAEGFEDPRDVALDLDNNKAYITDRGAGVHAVHEIDLSSGNSTVLYDNANDGLGELPVGIDFYDNNLYITCVEIDAESVWVGNTDGSGVTRIIDYNAGGYGYGIAVDKVNEKIYFDDTDTGNILMANLDGSGIQTVIATGNRVYGLVVDNTNGKLYYSERNSGSVFMINLDGSDKVTLSSDFNDPRGLFFIP; from the coding sequence ATGAAATATTTATTAAATAGATTATTTATTGCAGCATCAATCTTTGTCGTTGCTGCATGTAGCAATGATGATGACTTTCCTGTGCCACAGGCATCAACTGTTGATGTAGAATATTCATTCAGCATTGATAATGAGGCATTTGCTCCGGCTACTGTCACTTTTACTAATGAGACCAGAGTGGCTGAAGGTAAGACAGCAACTTTTAATTGGTCTTTTGGCGATGGAACTTCTTCTTCCGAAGAAAATCCTACCCATTTTTATGAAAGCCCGGGCAGCTATACCGTGACATTAACTGCCGTCACAGAAGACGATCTTGATTTTGTCGAAAAAACCGTTGTAATAAAAGATCCGGATGCACTTCTAACAAGGCTTTTTGTAATTGACGCAGCAGATTTATTGATCGGTGAAGTGAATGGTGGATCTTTTGGAATAGATGGTTTTGGTACAGGAATAGAGTATGACTCAGATAATGAATTGATTTACTACACTGATGCCGAAGTACTGGGAGAAGGTAAGTTGTGGAGGGTTAATTTAGACGGTTCTGACGCTGAAATTGTAGCGGAAGGATTTGAAGACCCAAGAGATGTTGCTTTAGACTTGGATAATAATAAGGCTTACATCACCGATAGAGGTGCTGGCGTCCATGCTGTACACGAAATCGACTTGTCAAGTGGGAACTCTACTGTATTATATGACAATGCAAATGATGGCTTAGGAGAATTACCTGTTGGGATAGATTTTTACGACAATAATCTATATATAACTTGTGTTGAAATAGATGCAGAGTCTGTTTGGGTAGGTAATACTGATGGAAGCGGTGTTACAAGAATCATTGATTATAATGCAGGCGGGTATGGATATGGAATTGCAGTAGACAAAGTGAATGAGAAAATCTACTTTGATGATACAGACACCGGTAATATTTTGATGGCAAATCTCGATGGTTCTGGAATTCAGACCGTAATAGCTACTGGAAACAGAGTTTATGGTTTGGTTGTTGACAACACCAATGGCAAATTATACTATTCAGAAAGAAATAGTGGTAGTGTATTTATGATCAACCTTGACGGTAGTGATAAAGTTACGCTAAGCTCTGACTTCAATGATCCTAGAGGTTTATTCTTCATCCCATAA